In Streptomyces sp. NBC_00878, a single window of DNA contains:
- a CDS encoding GAF domain-containing protein: MAQTEEFGEELADFVRRVAELKTARSVPPDELTTVLDAAIFELDHVAGQLWPWYERLTATGTTNTSSADRQEQQLLKSIFQRLPLPVALIDRETVVRRLNFAGTNFTGVRAGYATGRPLSGFLAHADRAAFRSQTAAVARGDGDRSLTVHLQQRPSVPVHATLTALRPSGEPRPAVLVVLQPAGARVPSAQGGPGPVPDLGETTRHAALMDLLDGMTTALLSEPTKTRAAVLERAARVLHGRFADWVVADEGAARLRRTTALGPADDQQDIRPGDLEAQDPAACPLVVEAARGGSTALQVRPEDPEAFGRDASDAPVLVRANVTSLLCVPLTADGTVQGVLTLFRTGPRVAFSMAEAQAMDMMSRHIALALADLGRR; the protein is encoded by the coding sequence ATGGCGCAGACGGAAGAATTCGGTGAGGAACTTGCGGATTTCGTGCGTCGTGTCGCGGAGTTGAAGACGGCGCGGTCCGTGCCGCCCGACGAACTGACCACCGTGCTGGACGCGGCGATCTTCGAACTCGACCATGTGGCCGGTCAGTTGTGGCCGTGGTACGAGCGACTGACGGCCACCGGCACCACGAACACGTCCTCCGCCGACCGCCAGGAGCAGCAGCTCCTGAAGTCGATCTTCCAGCGGCTGCCGCTGCCCGTCGCGCTGATCGACCGCGAGACGGTGGTCCGCAGGCTGAACTTCGCGGGCACCAACTTCACGGGGGTCAGGGCGGGTTACGCGACGGGCCGCCCGCTGTCCGGCTTCCTCGCGCACGCGGACCGGGCGGCGTTCCGCTCGCAGACCGCGGCGGTGGCGCGCGGTGACGGCGACCGCAGTCTCACGGTCCATCTTCAGCAGCGCCCGTCCGTTCCCGTGCACGCGACGCTTACCGCACTGCGGCCCAGTGGCGAGCCGCGGCCGGCCGTACTCGTGGTGCTCCAGCCCGCCGGGGCGCGGGTGCCGTCGGCCCAGGGCGGGCCCGGCCCCGTACCGGACCTGGGCGAGACGACCCGGCACGCGGCGCTGATGGACCTGCTGGACGGGATGACCACGGCACTGCTGAGCGAGCCCACCAAGACCCGGGCCGCCGTGCTGGAACGGGCGGCCCGGGTGCTGCACGGGCGGTTCGCCGACTGGGTGGTGGCCGACGAGGGGGCCGCGCGCCTGCGCCGTACGACCGCCCTCGGACCGGCGGACGACCAACAGGACATACGGCCCGGGGACCTTGAGGCGCAGGACCCTGCCGCGTGTCCTCTCGTCGTCGAGGCGGCACGCGGCGGTTCCACGGCTCTCCAGGTACGCCCGGAGGACCCGGAGGCCTTCGGCCGCGACGCCTCGGACGCTCCCGTCCTGGTCCGCGCGAACGTCACGTCCCTGCTCTGCGTCCCCCTCACCGCCGACGGCACGGTCCAGGGCGTCCTCACCCTCTTCCGTACGGGTCCCCGCGTGGCCTTCTCCATGGCAGAGGCCCAGGCCATGGACATGATGTCCCGTCACATAGCTTTGGCGCTGGCCGACTTGGGCCGGCGGTAG
- a CDS encoding CBS domain-containing protein, whose translation MAVFVREVMTPGVVAVRPDASLVEAAQLMRAQDIGDVLVAGDHDLIGVLTDRDIALRAVADGVDPLTVSARSVCTPHPVVVGPDDAVSAAVTLMRDHAVRRLPVVENGQAVGMVSLGDLAISENPDSALAEISRATPDGHQA comes from the coding sequence ATGGCTGTTTTCGTGAGGGAAGTCATGACGCCAGGCGTCGTCGCGGTCCGCCCGGACGCCTCGCTCGTCGAAGCCGCCCAGCTCATGCGCGCCCAGGACATCGGCGATGTCCTGGTGGCGGGCGACCACGACCTCATCGGCGTCCTGACGGACCGCGACATCGCGCTGCGCGCGGTCGCGGACGGTGTCGACCCGCTGACGGTGAGCGCCCGGTCGGTGTGCACGCCCCACCCGGTGGTGGTCGGCCCCGACGACGCGGTGTCGGCGGCGGTCACACTGATGCGCGACCACGCCGTCCGCCGACTCCCGGTCGTCGAAAACGGCCAGGCCGTCGGCATGGTCAGCCTGGGCGACCTGGCCATCTCGGAGAACCCGGATTCGGCCCTCGCGGAAATCAGCCGCGCCACACCGGACGGCCACCAGGCGTGA
- a CDS encoding DUF6158 family protein, whose translation MTGVDPNLLDDQQLMKELETIHRTRHDTLLHGSNDALRTHNVRMAELEGEYLRRNPRRPVDLGRTRAGARERQPDVTR comes from the coding sequence ATGACCGGAGTCGACCCGAACCTCCTGGACGATCAGCAGCTGATGAAAGAGCTGGAGACGATCCACCGCACCCGCCACGACACGCTGCTGCACGGTTCGAACGACGCGCTGCGCACGCACAACGTCCGGATGGCGGAACTGGAGGGCGAATACCTGCGCAGAAACCCGCGCCGCCCGGTCGACCTGGGCAGGACGCGGGCGGGAGCGCGGGAGAGACAGCCGGACGTGACCAGGTGA
- a CDS encoding ANTAR domain-containing response regulator: MPETERLGPRGTESPESALPGRRLSELAEQAVRCTTDCCGAGTTVSDGGAERPAAVTHPDLAALVSMQLSSGDGPIPAALERGEPVESGDLLREERWPRYRAMALHSGVRSSVTIPFRRSGLTVTLSLYSFRPGSLGDAPHGPARALGDLAATCLVRDRSYRAALTELDQLGTALRTRPVVDQACGIVMHVLACDADAAFAVLRRISQDTNRKLSEVASALVESRGRGLEQELVSLSN, encoded by the coding sequence ATGCCGGAAACCGAACGTCTTGGCCCTCGGGGGACGGAATCCCCGGAGTCCGCACTTCCGGGTCGGCGGCTGTCCGAGCTCGCAGAGCAGGCCGTCCGCTGCACCACCGACTGCTGCGGCGCGGGCACCACGGTCTCCGACGGCGGCGCGGAGCGGCCCGCCGCGGTGACCCACCCGGATCTCGCGGCACTCGTCTCGATGCAGCTCAGCTCCGGAGACGGGCCGATCCCCGCCGCACTGGAGCGAGGTGAGCCCGTCGAGTCCGGCGACCTGCTGCGCGAGGAGCGCTGGCCGCGGTACCGGGCCATGGCGCTCCACTCGGGCGTACGCTCCAGCGTCACCATCCCCTTCCGCCGGTCGGGCCTGACGGTCACGCTCAGCCTGTACAGCTTCCGTCCGGGCAGCTTGGGGGACGCCCCGCACGGACCCGCCCGGGCCCTCGGCGACCTCGCCGCGACCTGTCTCGTGCGTGACCGCTCCTACCGCGCCGCGCTCACCGAACTCGACCAGCTCGGCACCGCGCTGCGCACCCGCCCCGTCGTCGACCAGGCGTGCGGCATCGTCATGCACGTACTGGCCTGCGACGCGGACGCGGCCTTCGCGGTCCTGCGCCGCATCTCGCAGGACACCAACCGCAAACTGTCCGAGGTCGCCTCGGCGCTCGTGGAGTCACGGGGCCGCGGACTGGAACAGGAACTGGTCTCCCTGTCGAACTGA
- a CDS encoding RNA polymerase sigma factor SigF, with product MRTHVSARHHPHDDAPDTAEDFRRLASLPEGQLRDSLRDRIIEVWLPMADRLAGRFRNRGESYDDLRQVAALGLVKAVDRYDPERGNAFESYAVPTVTGEIKRHFRDHMWTLHVPRRVQDLRNRVRFAGRDLAQTIPGRQPTVAEIAEYAQMSEDDVRAGLEALESFTALSLDAELPGSEDGYSLSDSLGSADPALDVVIDREAVKPRLRALPERERAILYMRFFGDMTQSRIAEQLGISQMHVSRLISRCCDRLRDQVLQDVA from the coding sequence ATGCGAACTCACGTGAGCGCCAGGCACCATCCCCACGACGACGCCCCCGACACCGCGGAGGACTTCCGCAGGCTCGCTTCGCTGCCTGAGGGCCAGCTGCGCGACTCCCTCCGCGACCGGATCATCGAGGTCTGGCTGCCCATGGCGGACCGGCTGGCCGGACGTTTCCGCAACCGTGGCGAGAGCTACGACGACCTGCGCCAGGTCGCGGCCCTCGGCCTGGTCAAGGCCGTCGACCGCTACGACCCCGAGCGCGGCAACGCCTTCGAGAGCTATGCCGTACCGACCGTCACGGGAGAGATCAAGCGTCACTTCCGTGACCACATGTGGACCCTGCACGTGCCGCGCCGGGTCCAGGACCTGCGCAACCGCGTCCGATTCGCCGGCCGGGACCTGGCCCAGACCATCCCGGGCCGACAGCCCACGGTCGCCGAGATCGCCGAGTACGCGCAGATGAGCGAAGACGACGTACGCGCCGGTCTGGAGGCTCTGGAGAGCTTCACGGCGCTCTCGCTCGACGCCGAACTCCCGGGCAGCGAGGACGGATACTCCCTGAGCGATTCGCTCGGCTCGGCGGATCCGGCGCTCGACGTCGTGATCGACCGCGAGGCCGTCAAACCGCGGCTGCGGGCGCTGCCCGAGCGCGAACGGGCCATCCTGTACATGCGGTTCTTCGGCGACATGACGCAGAGCCGGATCGCCGAGCAGCTCGGGATCTCGCAGATGCACGTTTCCCGGCTCATCAGCCGGTGTTGCGATCGCTTGCGGGACCAGGTTCTGCAAGACGTCGCGTAG